The proteins below are encoded in one region of Phaseolus vulgaris cultivar G19833 chromosome 1, P. vulgaris v2.0, whole genome shotgun sequence:
- the LOC137816363 gene encoding large ribosomal subunit protein P1y-like codes for MSVAETACSYASLILHDEGISVSEDNIVTLLKTAKVQVDSFWPTLFAKLAQKKNLGDLIANAAGGGAPVAVAAAPVGAAGGGAAAAAAAPAAEEKKKEEPEEESDDDMGFGLFD; via the exons ATGTCGGTGGCTGAAACTGCTTGTTCGTACGCATCTCTCATCCTTCACGATGAAGGCATCTCCGTCAGT GAAGACAATATCGTCACCTTGTTGAAAACTGCGAAGGTTCAAGTCGATTCTTTTTGGCCTACCCTGTTTGCTAAACTTGCCCAGAAGAAAAATCTTGGCGACTTGATAGCAAATGCTGCGGGTGGTGGGGCACCAGTTGCTGTTGCAGCTGCCCCGGTGGGTGCTGCAGGTGGAGGTGCTGCTGCCGCCGCCGCCGCCCCTGCTGCTGAGGAGAAAAAGAAG GAAGAACCTGAAGAAGAGAGTGATGATGATATGGGATTCGGCTTGTTCGATTAG